The nucleotide sequence NNNNNNNNNNNNNNNNNNNNNNNNNNNNNNNNNNNNNNNNNNNNNNNNNNNNNNNNNNNNNNNNNNNNNNNNNNNNNNNNNNNNNNNNNNNNNNNNNNNNNNNNNNNNNNNNNNNNNNNNNNNNNNNNNNNNNNNNNNNNNNNNNNNNNNNNNNNNNNNNNNNNNNNNNNNNNNNNNNNNNNNNNNNNNNNNNNNNNNNNNNNNNNNNNNNNNNNNNNNNNNNNNNNNNNNNNNNNNNNNNNNNNNNNNNNNNNNNNNNNNNNNNNNNNNNNNNNNNNNNNNNNNNNNNNNNNNNNNNNNNNNNNNNNNNNNNNNNNNNNNNNNNNNNNNNNNNNNNNNNNNNNNNNNNNNNNNNNNNNNNNNNNNNNNNNNNNNNNNNNNNNNNNNNNNNNNNNNNNNNNNNNNNNNNNNNNNNNNNNNNNNNNNNNNNNNNNNNNNNNNNNNNNNNNNNNNNNNNNNNNNNNNNNNNNNNNNNNNNNNNNNNNNNNNNNNNNNNNNNNNNNNNNNNNNNNNNNNNNNNNNNNNNNNNNNNNNNNNNNNNNNNNNNNNNNNNNNNNNNNNNNNNNNNNNNNNNNNNNNNNNNNNNNNNNNNNNNNNNNNNNNNNNNNNNNNNNNNNNNNNNNNNNNNNNNNNNNNNNNNNNNNNNNNNNNNNNNNNNNNNNNNNNNNNNNNNNNNNNNNNNNNNNNNNNNNNNNNNNNNNNNNNNNNNNNNNNNNNNNNNNNNNNNNNNNNNNNNNNNNNNNNNNNNNNNNNNNNNNNNNNNNNNNNNNNNNNNNNNNNNNNNNNNNNNNNNNNNNNNNNNNNNNNNNNNNNNNNNNNNNNNNNNNNNNNNNNNNNNNNNNNNNNNNNNNNNNNNNNNNNNNNNNNNNNNNNNNNNNNNNNNNNNNNNNNNNNNNNNNNNNNNNNNNNNNNNNNNNNNNNNNNNNNNNNNNNNNNNNNNNNNNNNNNNNNNNNNNNNNNNNNNNNNNNNNNNNNNNNNNNNNNNNNNNNNNNNNNNNNNNNNNNNNNNNNNNNNNNNNNNNNNNNNNNNNNNNNNNNNNNNNNNNNNNNNNNNNNNNNNNNNNNNNNNNNNNNNNNNNNNNNNNNNNNNNNNNNNNNNNNNNNNNNNNNNNNNNNNNNNNNNNNNNNNNNNNNNNNNNNNNNNNNNNNNNNNNNNNNNNNNNNNNNNNNNNNNNNNNNNNNNNNNNNNNNNNNNNNNNNNNNNNNNNNNNNNNNNNNNNNNNNNNNNNNNNNNNNNNNNNNNNNNNNNNNNNNNNNNNNNNNNNNNNNNNNNNNNNNNNNNNNNNNNNNNNNNNNNNNNNNNNNNNNNNNNNNNNNNNNNNNNNNNNNNNNNNNNNNNNNNNNNNNNNNNNNNNNNNNNNNNNNNNNNNNNNNNNNNNNNNNNNNNNNNNNNNNNNNNNNNNNNNNNNNNNNNNNNNNNNNNNNNNNNNNNNNNNNNNNNNNNNNNNNNNNNNNNNNNNNNNNNNNNNNNNNNNNNNNNNNNNNNNNNNNNNNNNNNNNNNNNNNNNNNNNNNNNNNNNNNNNNNNNNNNNNNNNNNNNNNNNNNNNNNNNNNNNNNNNNNNNNNNNNNNNNNNNNNNNNNNNNNNNNNNNNNNNNNNNNNNNNNNNNNNNNNNNNNNNNNNNNNNNNNNNNNNNNNNNNNNNNNNNNNNNNNNNNNNNNNNNNNNNNNNNNNNNNNNNNNNNNNNNNNNNNNNNNNNNNNNNNNNNNNNNNNNNNNNNNNNNNNNNNNNNNNNNNNNNNNNNNNNNNNNNNNNNNNNNNNNNNNNNNNNNNNNNNNNNNNNNNNNNNNNNNNNNNNNNNNNNNNNNNNNNNNNNNNNNNNNNNNNNNNNNNNNNNNNNNNNNNNNNNNNNNNNNNNNNNNNNNNNNNNNNNNNNNNNNNNNNNNNNNNNNNNNNNNNNNNNNNNNNNNNNNNNNNNNNNNNNNNNNNNNNNNNNNNNNNNNNNNNNNNNNNNNNNNNNNNNNNNNNNNNNNNNNNNNNNNNNNNNNNNNNNNNNNNNNNNNNNNNNNNNNNNNNNNNNNNNNNNNNNNNNNNNNNNNNNNNNNNNNNNNNNNNNNNNNNNNNNNNNNNNNNNNNNNNNNNNNNNNNNNNNNNNNNNNNNNNNNNNNNNNNNNNNNNNNNNNNNNNNNNNNNNNNNNNNNNNNNNNNNNNNNNNNNNNNNNNNNNNNNNNNNNNNNNNNNNNNNNNNNNNNNNNNNNNNNNNNNNNNNNNNNNNNNNNNNNNNNNNNNNNNNNNNNNNNNNNNNNNNNNNNNNNNNNNNNNNNNNNNNNNNNNNNNNNNNNNNNNNNNNNNNNNNNNNNNNNNNNNNNNNNNNNNNNNNNNNNNNNNNNNNNNNNNNNNNNNNNNNNNNNNNNNNNNNNNNNNNNNNNNNNNNNNNNNNNNNNNNNNNNNNNNNNNNNNNNNNNNNNNNNNNNNNNNNNNNNNNNNNNNNNNNNNNNNNNNNNNNNNNNNNNNNNNNNNNNNNNNNNNNNNNNNNNNNNNNNNNNNNNNNNNNNNNNNNNNNNNNNNNNNNNNNNNNNNNNNNNNNNNNNNNNNNNNNNNNNNNNNNNNNNNNNNNNNNNNNNNNNNNNNNNNNNNNNNNNNNNNNNNNNNNNNNNNNNNNNNNNNNNNNNNNNNNNNNNNNNNNNNNNNNNNNNNNNNNNNNNNNNNNNNNNNNNNNNNNNNNNNNNNNNNNNNNNNNNNNNNNNNNNNNNNNNNNNNNNNNNNNNNNNNNNNNNNNNNNNNNNNNNNNNNNNNNNNNNNNNNNNNNNNNNNNNNNNNNNNNNNNNNNNNNNNNNNNNNNNNNNNNNNNNNNNNNNNNNNNNNNNNNNNNNNNNNNNNNNNNNNNNNNNNNNNNNNNNNNNNNNNNNNNNNNNNNNNNNNNNNNNNNNNNNNNNNNNNNNNNNNNNNNNNNNNNNNNNNNNNNNNNNNNNNNNNNNNNNNNNNNNNNNNNNNNNNNNNNNNNNNNNNNNNNNNNNNNNNNNNNNNNNNNNNNNNNNNNNNNNNNNNNNNNNNNNNNNNNNNNNNNNNNNNNNNNNNNNNNNNNNNNNNNNNNNNNNNNNNNNNNNNNNNNNNNNNNNNNNNNNNNNNNNNNNNNNNNNNNNNNNNNNNNNNNNNNNNNNNNNNNNNNNNNNNNNNNNNNNNNNNNNNNNNNNNNNNNNNNNNNNNNNNNNNNNNNNNNNNNNNNNNNNNNNNNNNNNNNNNNNNNNNNNNNNNNNNNNNNNNNNNNNNNNNNNNNNNNNNNNNNNNNNNNNNNNNNNNNNNNNNNNNNNNNNNNNNNNNNNNNNNNNNNNNNNNNNNNNNNNNNNNNNNNNNNNNNNNNNNNNNNNNNNNNNNNNNNNNNNNNNNNNNNNNNNNNNNNNNNNNNNNNNNNNNNNNNNNNNNNNNNNNNNNNNNNNNNNNNNNNNNNNNNNNNNNNNNNNNNNNNNNNNNNNNNNNNNNNNNNNNNNNNNNNNNNNNNNNNNNNNNNNNNNNNNNNNNNNNNNNNNNNNNNNNNNNNNNNNNNNNNNNNNNNNNNNNNNNNNNNNNNNNNNNNNNNNNNNNNNNNNNNNNNNNNNNNNNNNNNNNNNNNNNNNNNNNNNNNNNNNNNNNNNNNNNNNNNNNNNNNNNNNNNNNNNNNNNNNNNNNNNNNNNNNNNNNNNNNNNNNNNNNNNNNNNNNNNNNNNNNNNNNNNNNNNNNNNNNNNNNNNNNNNNNNNNNNNNNNNNNNNNNNNNNNNNNNNNNNNNNNNNNNNNNNNNNNNNNNNNNNNNNNNNNNNNNNNNNNNNNNNNNNNNNNNNNNNNNNNNNNNNNNNNNNNNNNNNNNNNNNNNNNNNNNNNNNNNNNNNNNNNNNNNNNNNNNNNNNNNNNNNNNNNNNNNNNNNNNNNNNNNNNNNNNNNNNNNNNNNNNNNNNNNNNNNNNNNNNNNNNNNNNNNNNNNNNNNNNNNNNNNNNNNNNNNNNNNNNNNNNNNNNNNNNNNNNNNNNNNNNNNNNNNNNNNNNNNNNNNNNNNNNNNNNNNNNNNNNNNNNNNNNNNNNNNNNNNNNNNNNNNNNNNNNNNNNNNNNNNNNNNNNNNNNNNNNNNNNNNNNNNNNNNNNNNNNNNNNNNNNNNNNNNNNNNNNNNNNNNNNNNNNNNNNNNNNNNNNNNNNNNNNNNNNNNNNNNNNNNNNNNNNNNNNNNNNNNNNNNNNNNNNNNNNNNNNNNNNNNNNNNNNNNNNNNNNNNNNNNNNNNNNNNNNNNNNNNNNNNNNNNNNNNNNNNNNNNNNNNNNNNNNNNNNNNNNNNNNNNNNNNNNNNNNNNNNNNNNNNNNNNNNNNNNNNNNNNNNNNNNNNNNNNNNNNNNNNNNNNNNNNNNNNNNNNNNNGGGATCattgatctcagacccattactttaagataatggtctgaatgttctttagataagaacttcccttgattccaaagtagttttggaacgctctctttcttgcctcttggagtggattgttttcctttgggagccatgatcttagtgatctcggataaacacaccaaacttagaggtttgcttgtcctcaagcaaaagaaaagaaaggagagggatagaaggagatcgaggtgcacttgttgatggaggaggggggaggccgaacccaatttaAAGGGGTGGAGtggtggattttcgaaaaattggaagagataagataaaaagattgagttgaaaaagataagatagaagatatagtttgattttgaaaagataaatatgggtttttgaaaaagataatatgaaaaagatattgaaaagattttagggtgaaaaagatagatttgtttttggaaaagatttgaaaagagttggattgatttTGCAAAGAGGGTGTGCCGTTCCTTtggacctctgctttcctgctatcttcatccagtcagtctcattcctttccatggctggctttatgtgatacatcatcactgtcaatggctactttcggtcatctcacgggaaaatgatccaatgccctgtcacgacacggctaatcgtctggaggcatcacccttgtcaatggcttcatcttatcctctcagtgaataatatgctcacgcaccttGTCACGGcgcggctattcatctgtcggttctcgatcatgccggaataggatttactatccttttgcgtctgtcactaacgccctgcaatcgcgagtttgaagctcgtcacagtcattcaatcattgaatcctactcggaataccacagacaaggtttagactttccggattctcttgaatgccgccatcattctagcttacgccacgaagattctggttaggagatctaagagatactcattctagcttaattcatgtagaacagaagtgtttgtcaggcatgcgttcataagggggatggatgatgagcgtcacacataatcatcaccttcatcacgttcttgggtgcgaatggatatcttagaagcgaaataagatgaattgaatagaaaacagtagtactttgcattaatctttgaggaacagcagagctccacaccttaatctatggagtgtagaaactctaccgttaaaaatacataagtgaaggtccaggcatggccgagatggccagcccccaaaacgtgatcaaaggatcataaggtaatccaaagatgcctaatacaatagtaagaggtcctatttataataaactagctactagggtttacatgagtaagtatttgatgtataaatccacttccggggcccacttggtgtgtgtttgggctgagcttaagtgttgcacgtgcagaggccatttgtggagttgaacgccagtttttgtgccagtttgggcgttcaactctggttttggatccttttctggcgctggacgccagatttgggcagaaggctggcgttgaacgccagtttacgtcgtcaattcttggccaaagtatggactattatatatttctggaaagccctggatgtctactttccaacgcaattggaagcgcgccatttcaagttttgtagctccagaaaatccactttgagtgcagggaggtcagaatccaacagcatcagcagtcctttttcaacctctgaatctgatttctgctcaagtccctcaatttcagccagaaaatacctgaaatcacagaaaaacacacaaactcatagtaaagtccagaaatgtgaatttaacacaaaatctattaaaaacatccctaaaagtaactagatcctactaaaaacatactaaaaacaatgtcaaaaagcgtataaattatccgctcatcaacgctcatcatcattctcacttatgaacgcgtgcctgataaacacttccgttctacatgcaaccaagctagaatgagtatctcttggatatctaatacaggggaccgagtccgagttattagtatcttcgtgatataagcaatgaattacataagtatttctatctttattttctgtttatttattattattttcgaaaactccataaccatttgatatccgcctgactgagattaacaaggtgaccatagcttgcttcataccaacaatctccgtgggatcgacccttactcacgtaaggttttattacttggacgacccagtgcacttgctggttagttgtatcgaagttgtgaacgaaaaacgatttattaagacgtgcgtactgagtttttggcgccgttgcctgagatcacaatttcgtgcaccagtttcaCAGGCAATCAGAGTCCTATCATGTATTTTCCTGCCCTTCACAGAAGCACTCTGAGTCTCTCCTACTAAACCTGGCATAACTGTTCGCATCCTCCGAACCAACACCTTGAAAATGACCTTATACATACAGCCCACCATACTAATTGGCCGGagatcttttatttctttttctccaaCGAACTTCGGCGCTAACGCCACCCAAGTGACATTCGAATCCTCAAGTAGCATAGATGACTGGAAAAAACCCATCACaacttcagtgaactcccttcccACTTCTTCCCAACACTTCTTAATGAAATTCATATTGTACCCATCGCTGCCAGGTGCCTTAGTTGACTCACAATCCCAAATTGCATCCTTTATTTCTTCAAACGACGGCATCAACTCTAACTCTGCTGCCTCTACCTCACTTAACTGTTTTACCAGCCCACCCCAGAATCCTATATCAGGCGATGTCTTCTGATGGTGCAAGTCCTTATAGAAGTCTCGTATAGAAACCTTAATCCTATCTTGATTCCTTACTAACCTTCCGTTTATAAGTAAGGTGTTAATTTGATTGTTCCTTCTTCGAGCTAAAGCTAAATTGTGAAAGTACCGAGTGTTTTTGTCCATCTCCTTTGCATGCCTAGACtgtgacatctgcttccaatgtagCTCCTTTCTAATATACCATTTCTTACAAGAACTCACAAGCGCATTTCTTCTTGCTTCTATGGTCCCATCATACATGCTGTTACTCACCAAATCGTCTATTTTCTTGATCTCTTCCTCAAATTGTCTGATCCCCAAATCCATGTTTCCAGAATTCTCCATATGCCATCTGTCCAGTGGAATCGTCAAAGCCTTTAACTTGTCCATAAATTATACCTCACCTAAACTCCTCCATCCCTCTTTTACCATTCTTAAGAATCCCTCGTGAGTAAACTAGGAATCCAGGCTTCGAAAAGGTCTCGGCCCCCTCTTCCCCTTGTGACATCCAGAATAAGTGGACAATGGTCTGACAGACCTCTAAGCCCTTTTCTTTGCCTAGTTTCAGGAAACTCCTCTACCCACTCTACACTGACTAGAATCCTATCAATGCGACTGCACGACTGACCCCTGAACCATGTGAACATACGATTAGTTAATGCTAGGTCCACTAACTCCATATCCTGAATCCATGATTTAAATTCTACTGCAGACACTGGCAAGGAAGTAGCTCCTTTCCTTTCCTCCACTTGAGTAACCTCGTTGAAATCCCCAAAATAACAAACCGGTACTTGACATAACCTAGATAAGAAACTTAACTCTTCCCACACCATAAGCTTTTCTTCCCTTGTGTGCGCACCATATATCAGACAGAAAGCACAacagaaattattttttaacaGCACACCATCCATACACAAGTATCTATCTCCTTTATAGCAGTTGTTCATCTTAAAAACCGTTTCATCCCACATCAACAGCAGCCCCCCGGACGCACCTTCCGTCCCTACAAACTCCCAGCTAACTGCATCATTTTTCTAAAGTtgcacaacatcaaacttagtcaACACCGCTTTCTTTGTCTCTATCAAGTCTAGCATATTCAGCTTAAAATTTCTCCTAAAGTTCTTCATCATACTCAATTTTCCAACTCCCGccaaccccctaacattccatgaactaaaaatcattttAACGCATTTATACACAcctttttttcgattttttgggTGACTTCTTCTAGCCTTCTCCTTCTGCTTAGCTTGTTTTTTCTTCTGTGCTAGTGCCTCATTCTGTGCTTGAAGGATCGCCATAATGTCATCCTCCTCATTGTACAACACTGCTCTACACTCCACTGCGAGTTCCCAAGCCTCCCTATTTTCTTACATATCCTTTTCCCACTTATTTTCTGATGTTTCAGATCCAGCTACACTTCCATCATCACAACTGGCATCCCCGAAGCCCTTTGAAGCCCCCCCACTGGCATTATTGCCTAGCTTCAAAGCTACCACTCGTTCCTGTGTCTCAACCACACCTTGGACCTCACCTTCCGTACACTTTGTCAAACACATAGCCAGCAACATCGTTCTCCCACTCCATTCCTCCATTCAGTTCCCGTCCCGCATCAACACTCTCGGACCACCCACCATCGACGAGAGGCGTCTTTGGCAGCGAAGCAAGGCTCCCATTTGCATTCATCACAAGCCGAGTCGGGATCCCTACACCCACTATTGCCTGGCCCGCCCTCTCCCCCTCACCGTTCCCCATCGTGGGGTCCTTTGAGCCGCAACTGACTAACCCATGACGAACTGCACCGTTGTTCTCAAACACGCTCCCACAGAATGGCCGGTCCCTCTCCTCCTAAGCAGCGTCTGCTCCGCGATGGATCTGGGCGCCGTCATCGTCACTCGGACTCCCACCGCACAGACCTTAGTGCGCGTCTTATAACCCAGTAGCCCCGGATTGCACCCAACCCACTCCAAACCCGGTCCAGCATGAtgagcagcttctgggcgttgtTGCTGCCATCTTAACCACACACCCTTAGCTGTTTGTAGTAAAAAATGGGCCCCATAGCTAGTGATAAAGTTATTGAGCTTCTTAGCATATAAACCCCTCCTATTTTCACTAGTAATATCATCCTCAGCCACTGCATGGTTTCTAGCATAGTCCCAGGATAGAGTCCTTTCTGAATTAGCCTCCGCACTATTCGCTTGGGATTCCACACAATCAGCCTTTCTCTCCCTAGGATTAAATTCCTCACTTTTAGCTCCTGTCGTTTTAGACAACAAAAAACCATTACTCCATTCATTCAAATCTTCAGAAAAAATTACAACTCTACCCTTCTGCTGTACTTCCTCTCTCGCCGCCAGGGCCAGCAACTCCGCCTCGGCAGGCCATCCCAGCCGCTGGATGTGGCTTTGACCACCATCAACGTTTCTTAACTTGTCCCCAGTTGCATAATCAAGTCCTATAAGGAGA is from Arachis ipaensis cultivar K30076 chromosome B01, Araip1.1, whole genome shotgun sequence and encodes:
- the LOC110266358 gene encoding uncharacterized protein LOC110266358, with protein sequence MDKLKALTIPLDRWHMENSGNMDLGIRQFEEEIKKIDDLVSNSMYDGTIEARRNALVSSCKKWYIRKELHWKQMSQSRHAKEMDKNTRYFHNLALARRRNNQINTLLINGRLVRNQDRIKVSIRDFYKDLHHQKTSPDIGFWGGLVKQLSEVEAAELELMPSFEEIKDAIWDCESTKAPGSDGYNMNFIKKCWEEVGREFTEVVMGVGSEDANSYARFSRRDSECFCEGQENT